The Saprospiraceae bacterium genome includes a window with the following:
- a CDS encoding cation:proton antiporter: MENSFLQNALILLGAALVFVPIAKKLGIGSVLGYLIGGIMIGPYVLSFIGREGEDIMHAAEFGVVMMLFLIGLELNPKSFWNMRKSILGMGVSQLLLSAILIFCVSHLFFGYGLNASIVVSLSLALSSTAIVLQTLKEKGLSNTIAGRASFSVLLLQDIAVIPILAVIPLLAVSPSVLTNEHQNLIDGVDGKYATLIIIGAVGLIFIISRFLINPFLHLIAKVRMRELFTATALFIVIGVAWLMEQVGVSAALGTFMAGVLLANSEFRHELESDIEPFKGVLLGLFFTAVGSTINFEIILNDPIKIFSFVFIIMLFKAIVLFSIGVFFKLKSDQNILFSLLLCQIGEFAFVLLAAAGKLDIINKSELDFLMATTTISMIISPILLFVNEKWIDPKFGTKEIHTEKVADNIGHSANVIIAGFGHFGSTIGRFLRANGVNAVILDSDSDRVDLLRKMGFVVYYGDATRIDLLKSAGAENAKIFISAIDSPEKNSELVEQINKHFPNLELFIRAKNRNDAYELLDLGVTNIYRETTQTSIHLGVDVLHKLGFRKYTATRKAAEFFKYDEAAMKNLAAKRHEKTDYILSVKNEIEMQEKLLSEDQIFSDTRQDSAWDSASRR; this comes from the coding sequence ATGGAAAACTCATTTTTACAAAACGCCTTAATCTTATTAGGTGCAGCACTTGTTTTTGTTCCGATAGCAAAAAAATTGGGAATTGGAAGTGTATTGGGATACCTGATCGGTGGCATTATGATCGGACCTTATGTATTGTCTTTTATTGGAAGAGAAGGTGAAGATATTATGCATGCTGCCGAATTTGGTGTAGTGATGATGCTTTTTCTGATCGGTCTGGAGCTGAATCCAAAGTCTTTCTGGAATATGCGAAAATCTATTCTGGGGATGGGAGTCTCTCAGTTATTACTAAGTGCAATTCTGATTTTTTGTGTTTCACATTTATTTTTCGGATACGGACTGAATGCATCTATTGTAGTTTCATTGTCACTGGCATTATCTTCAACGGCCATTGTCCTTCAGACTCTTAAAGAAAAAGGGTTAAGTAATACAATTGCCGGAAGAGCTTCGTTTTCAGTCTTGCTATTACAGGATATTGCAGTTATTCCTATACTTGCTGTCATTCCACTACTTGCAGTCAGCCCTTCTGTTTTGACAAATGAGCATCAAAATCTGATAGATGGTGTGGATGGGAAATATGCCACTTTAATTATCATAGGAGCAGTTGGATTGATTTTTATTATAAGCAGGTTTTTAATCAATCCATTTCTACATCTCATTGCAAAGGTAAGAATGAGAGAACTTTTTACTGCAACAGCACTTTTTATTGTGATTGGCGTTGCATGGCTAATGGAACAAGTAGGTGTCAGTGCAGCATTAGGAACATTTATGGCAGGTGTCTTACTTGCAAACAGTGAATTCAGACATGAGTTGGAAAGTGACATCGAACCTTTTAAAGGTGTTTTGCTTGGACTTTTTTTTACAGCAGTGGGTTCCACTATTAATTTTGAAATCATTTTAAACGATCCCATAAAAATATTCTCTTTTGTATTTATAATCATGCTTTTTAAAGCAATTGTATTATTCAGCATTGGTGTTTTTTTCAAATTAAAATCAGATCAGAATATTTTATTCAGTCTATTGCTTTGTCAGATTGGGGAATTTGCATTTGTCCTCCTGGCAGCAGCCGGAAAACTGGATATTATCAATAAAAGCGAATTGGATTTTTTAATGGCGACCACTACTATTTCAATGATTATTTCCCCGATTTTATTATTTGTCAACGAGAAATGGATTGATCCAAAATTTGGTACCAAAGAAATTCATACAGAAAAAGTTGCTGACAATATAGGACATTCTGCCAATGTCATAATTGCCGGTTTTGGTCATTTTGGAAGTACAATTGGACGTTTTCTTCGTGCAAATGGAGTTAATGCCGTAATTCTGGATAGTGATAGTGATCGGGTGGACCTGCTGCGAAAAATGGGATTTGTAGTTTATTACGGAGATGCTACAAGGATTGATTTGCTCAAATCTGCGGGTGCCGAAAACGCTAAAATTTTTATTTCTGCGATTGATTCTCCGGAAAAAAATAGTGAACTGGTAGAACAGATCAATAAACACTTTCCAAACCTTGAATTATTCATTAGAGCTAAAAACAGAAATGATGCTTATGAGCTTTTAGATCTGGGAGTGACCAACATTTATCGTGAAACTACACAGACATCTATCCATCTCGGCGTAGATGTACTTCATAAACTTGGTTTCAGAAAATATACCGCTACCCGAAAAGCCGCTGAGTTTTTTAAATATGATGAAGCTGCAATGAAAAACCTCGCTGCAAAAAGGCACGAAAAAACAGATTATATTTTGAGTGTAAAAAATGAGATTGAAATGCAGGAAAAGTTACTTTCTGAAGATCAGATTTTTTCAGATACCCGTCAGGATTCAGCTTGGGATAGCGCTTCCAGAAGATGA
- a CDS encoding NAD(P)H-dependent oxidoreductase: MRKVLVLFFHPRFEDSKANKTIIDKITKISDVLVRDMYELYPDFNIDIKTEQQILASSDVIIWQHPFYWYSSPPLLKQWIDLVLEYGWAYGKNGDKLKGKNFMTSLTSGGTFDVYRKEGKNHFTYRDLLRPFEQTVNLCSAFYLPPFIVPGATNMSDADLDEYGKLFTEVIQGLQNGFSLPDIEYINNLTLSEWKTHFYKTP; the protein is encoded by the coding sequence ATCAGAAAAGTTCTGGTTTTGTTTTTTCACCCCAGATTCGAAGACTCAAAAGCCAACAAAACTATCATTGATAAAATTACGAAAATATCGGATGTTTTGGTTAGGGATATGTATGAATTGTATCCTGATTTCAATATAGACATTAAAACCGAGCAACAAATATTGGCAAGCAGTGATGTTATTATCTGGCAGCATCCTTTTTATTGGTACAGTTCTCCTCCGTTATTGAAACAGTGGATTGACCTGGTACTTGAATATGGGTGGGCTTATGGTAAAAACGGTGATAAATTGAAGGGTAAAAATTTTATGACATCACTCACATCCGGGGGTACATTTGATGTGTACAGAAAAGAAGGAAAAAACCACTTTACATACAGAGACTTACTCAGACCATTTGAACAAACAGTCAATTTATGTTCAGCCTTTTATCTTCCACCATTTATTGTTCCCGGTGCAACGAATATGTCTGATGCAGATTTGGATGAATATGGGAAATTATTTACAGAAGTCATTCAAGGATTACAAAATGGCTTCTCTTTACCGGATATCGAATACATTAACAACTTAACTTTATCTGAATGGAAAACTCATTTTTACAAAACGCCTTAA
- a CDS encoding DUF11 domain-containing protein, with protein MKTLKFLLSILIIPYFGISQVDVTLKKTFTSIPPLLYGDFASFEIEVTNNSLIAVKDIEITDYVPCGLNFVGGNISWISSGSNRVGIISNTILPGNSFTATINFSLEPCTQPDAWTNTAQVTRFYDLADVDITNQDTNITNNTDTSLAPVFDLALKKKLLANPAYQYGDTLIFNIIVFNQGNQIVQEVLLNDYLPIDGGYIFDPTLNPQWSGAPPLMTRLVSGPILPGDSLTTEILLILDRTTGGIKKWVNYSEIAIAWDNIGNSIFDADSFAGSNSIQENSVLPGDPDDDNIDAKGSLFGEDEDEDDHDPAGLDIFDLALTKDQSSALISFSYVQDVEFVFTIFNQGNVEVTNVEITDYLPPALNYINSAKNSLRGWVFDSVSKTAKAIYTKVLLPGQSDTLVLDLVPVQWYVNPDDAWTDYAEISDFDDTDPNTAGKPNDIDSTPDDINGNDAGGRPDSPADNYIDGDGTGVPGDAVAETDEDDHDPHKIEIFDLALQKSVLSSGQYYSEGEDVVFQITVYNQGNVPAKNIIISDYVPSGFQFIPGGANAGWSGAAPLVQRTIAPVLYPGTNISIQITLRVQSSAQPNAYFNYAEVSSAQDTFNIFRNDDADSVPDSNPNNDNQVLPGSTDDNNIFGNSFIPGEDEDDHDVAGILFLCIQPTLTVGIPECESSNNTYSVTFYSNVANITLNAGSISGSKIINIPIGTNVTITANNGVNCAQSLTVVSPANCPGTGGCTYPMLTAGQPLCDTSNWSVSYSNDMGMVTTTAGNISGNSIINIPFGTNITLTATNGSCVSSINITAPTNCGIPCANSPISISGPVCETNGAGTYRVHFIVATGTTVQASAGTLGSGVVTGIPSGTNLILTITTPGCDTRVVTVPAGDCEVCQRPTLTTGIPECEPGNNTYSVTFYSNVANITVNAGSISGSKIINIPIGTNVTITANNGVNCAQSLTVVSPANCPGTGGCTYPMLTAGQPLCDTSNWSVSYSNDMGMVTTTAGNISGNSIINIPFGTNITLTATNGSCVSSINITAPTNCGIPCANSPISISGPVCETNGAGTYRVHFIVATGTTVQASAGTLGSGVVTGIPSGTNLILTITTPGCDTRVVTVPAGDCEVCQRPTLTTGIPECEPGNNTYSVTFYSNVANITVNAGSVSGSKIINIPIGTNVTITANNGVNCAQSLTVVSPANCPGTGGCTYPMLTAGQPLCDTSNWSVSYSNDMGMVTTTAGNISGNSIINIPFGTNITLTATNGSCVSSINITAPTNCGIPCANSPISISGPVCETNGAGTYRVHFIVATGTSVQASAGTLGSGVVTGIPSGTNLILTITTPGCDTRVVTVPAGDCEVCQRPTLTTGIPECEPGNNTYSVTFYSNVANITVNAGSVSGSKIINIPIGTNVTITANNGVNCAQSLTVVSPANCPVTGGCEYPKLTAGQPLCGTSSWSISFSNDMGMVGTTAGNISGNSIINIPFGTNITLTATNGSCVSSINITAPTNCGIPCANSPISISGPVCETNGAGTYRVHFIVATGTTVQASAGTLGMGVITGIPSGTNLILTITTPGCDTRVVTVPAGDCEVCQRPTLTTGIPECESSNNTYSVTFYSNVANITLNAGSVSGSKIINIPLGTNVTITANNGANCAQSLTVVSPASCPASGGCTYPILTAGQPLCDTSNWSVSYSNDMGLVTTTAGNISGNSIINIPFGTNITLTATNGSCVSSINITAPTNCGIPCANSPISISGPVCETNGAGTYQVHFILATGTTVQASAGTLGMGVVNGIPSGTNLILTITTPGCDTRVVTVPAGDCNPGGATIGSFIWHDTNGDGQQNPGEQGIPNVQIILFDQLNNMVSQTTSDLNGTYSISNIPTGTYYLRFVTPSGFQNTFAKVGNPNTDSDVTSANGAGTTSLFTLTPGQINNSLDAGYFRCASIGDKVWYDSNKNDVWDTQENGINGLRVNLWKNHFGVWTIYDFTLTGHKPGTPSDDGYWVFCVPPGQYYVQVIMPPLGLVQVLPNRGNNPNRDSDLTNSNGTGTTNTFNVLSGQQKLDIGAGFYPMAVAGNLVWIDENFNGIQDPNEPKVQGVLVEAFDANTNQKIAETFTDNSGLYTMEYLQKKDIYLKFQVPSGYSPTIPNVSDDVNNSDVDHSFGLNTTRVISMWPGVTNENIDLGVVLYGFLPVDWLHVDAKRSGDLHLITWSTARDVNVSHYEVERMIGTDNPFRTLSEKILSNRNSAGVQNYKYEDEDISIAGEYYYRIKQVDYDGKFSYSDIVRLEKVNQNDIRIFPNPAFVNTTLELNVDAITDLEVELFDNQSAFVKPLIKLSSLNIGSHEFTLNLADLRPGVYNLKLILNDNKIIYKKLVVIK; from the coding sequence TACTTGCCAATAGATGGTGGTTATATATTTGATCCGACACTAAATCCACAATGGAGTGGTGCTCCACCATTAATGACAAGACTGGTTTCAGGTCCGATTCTACCGGGAGATAGTCTAACAACCGAAATATTGCTTATTTTAGACAGGACAACCGGCGGAATTAAAAAATGGGTAAATTATTCAGAAATAGCAATAGCTTGGGATAATATAGGAAATTCTATTTTTGATGCTGATAGTTTTGCAGGAAGTAACAGTATTCAGGAAAATAGTGTTCTCCCGGGAGATCCTGATGATGACAATATTGATGCAAAAGGATCATTGTTTGGTGAAGATGAAGATGAAGATGATCACGATCCGGCCGGCTTAGACATTTTTGACTTAGCTTTGACTAAAGACCAAAGTTCTGCACTTATTTCTTTTTCATATGTTCAGGATGTTGAATTTGTTTTCACTATTTTTAACCAAGGTAATGTTGAAGTCACTAATGTAGAAATAACGGACTACCTGCCACCTGCTCTAAATTATATTAATTCAGCTAAAAACAGCTTAAGAGGGTGGGTTTTTGACTCTGTTTCTAAGACGGCAAAAGCAATTTACACAAAAGTGCTCCTTCCAGGCCAAAGTGACACATTGGTTTTGGATTTAGTTCCTGTCCAATGGTATGTAAATCCTGATGATGCCTGGACAGATTACGCTGAGATATCAGATTTTGATGACACAGATCCAAACACAGCGGGAAAACCAAATGACATAGACAGCACTCCGGATGATATAAATGGTAATGATGCAGGGGGAAGACCTGATTCACCGGCTGATAATTATATAGATGGAGATGGTACCGGAGTTCCCGGTGATGCTGTTGCTGAAACAGATGAAGATGATCACGATCCCCACAAGATTGAGATATTTGATTTAGCTTTACAAAAATCTGTTTTAAGCTCAGGACAATATTACAGTGAAGGCGAAGATGTTGTTTTTCAAATAACTGTTTATAATCAAGGCAATGTACCGGCTAAAAATATAATCATTTCGGATTATGTTCCATCCGGATTTCAATTTATCCCCGGAGGAGCAAATGCAGGATGGTCAGGAGCTGCTCCTTTAGTTCAGAGAACAATAGCTCCGGTGTTATATCCCGGAACCAATATATCCATACAAATTACATTGAGAGTACAATCATCAGCACAACCAAATGCATATTTTAATTATGCAGAAGTATCCTCCGCTCAGGATACGTTCAATATTTTCAGAAATGATGACGCAGACAGCGTTCCGGACAGTAATCCTAACAATGATAATCAGGTTTTACCCGGATCAACAGATGATAATAATATATTTGGCAATAGTTTTATACCCGGAGAAGATGAAGACGATCATGATGTTGCAGGGATACTTTTTTTATGTATCCAACCGACATTGACGGTAGGAATACCGGAATGTGAATCAAGTAACAATACTTACAGCGTGACATTCTACAGCAATGTGGCAAATATCACTTTAAATGCAGGAAGTATCAGTGGTAGTAAAATTATCAATATTCCGATAGGTACGAATGTTACTATTACTGCAAACAATGGAGTTAACTGTGCACAAAGTCTGACAGTAGTAAGTCCGGCAAATTGTCCGGGAACGGGTGGATGTACTTATCCGATGCTGACAGCAGGTCAACCGCTGTGTGATACTTCTAATTGGAGCGTATCCTATAGCAATGACATGGGAATGGTGACTACGACGGCAGGAAACATCAGTGGCAACAGCATCATCAATATTCCATTCGGAACCAACATAACATTGACAGCTACCAATGGCAGTTGTGTAAGTTCGATCAATATCACAGCACCTACCAATTGCGGAATCCCATGTGCGAATTCCCCGATCAGTATCAGTGGTCCTGTATGTGAGACAAACGGCGCAGGCACATATCGGGTACATTTTATAGTAGCTACAGGAACAACCGTACAGGCAAGTGCCGGAACATTGGGCTCGGGAGTAGTAACCGGTATTCCATCCGGAACCAATTTAATATTAACCATCACCACACCGGGATGCGATACGAGAGTAGTGACAGTCCCTGCCGGAGATTGTGAGGTATGTCAGCGACCGACATTAACAACGGGAATACCGGAATGCGAACCAGGAAACAATACTTACAGTGTGACATTCTACAGCAATGTGGCAAATATCACTGTAAATGCAGGAAGTATCAGTGGTAGTAAAATTATCAATATTCCGATAGGTACGAATGTTACTATTACAGCAAACAATGGAGTTAACTGTGCACAAAGTCTGACAGTAGTAAGTCCGGCAAACTGTCCGGGAACGGGAGGATGTACTTATCCGATGCTGACAGCAGGTCAACCGCTGTGTGATACTTCTAATTGGAGCGTATCCTATAGCAATGACATGGGAATGGTGACTACGACGGCAGGAAACATCAGTGGCAACAGCATCATCAATATTCCATTCGGAACCAACATAACATTGACAGCTACCAATGGCAGTTGTGTAAGTTCGATCAATATCACAGCACCTACCAATTGCGGAATCCCATGTGCGAATTCCCCGATCAGTATCAGTGGTCCTGTATGTGAGACAAACGGAGCCGGCACATATCGGGTACATTTTATAGTAGCTACAGGAACAACCGTACAGGCAAGTGCAGGAACATTGGGCTCGGGAGTAGTAACCGGTATTCCATCCGGAACCAATTTAATTCTGACGATTACCACGCCTGGTTGTGATACGAGAGTAGTGACTGTACCGGCAGGAGATTGTGAGGTATGTCAGCGACCGACATTAACAACGGGAATACCGGAATGTGAACCAGGAAACAATACTTACAGTGTGACATTCTACAGCAATGTGGCAAACATCACTGTAAATGCAGGAAGCGTCAGTGGTAGTAAAATCATCAATATTCCGATAGGTACGAATGTTACTATTACAGCAAACAATGGAGTTAACTGTGCACAAAGTCTGACAGTAGTAAGTCCGGCAAACTGTCCGGGAACGGGAGGATGTACTTATCCGATGCTGACAGCAGGTCAACCGCTGTGTGATACTTCTAATTGGAGCGTATCCTATAGCAATGACATGGGAATGGTGACTACGACGGCAGGAAACATCAGTGGCAACAGCATCATCAATATTCCATTCGGAACCAACATAACATTGACAGCTACCAATGGCAGTTGTGTAAGTTCGATCAATATCACAGCACCTACCAATTGCGGAATCCCATGTGCGAATTCCCCGATCAGTATCAGTGGTCCTGTATGTGAGACTAATGGCGCAGGCACATATCGGGTACATTTTATAGTGGCTACAGGAACAAGCGTACAGGCAAGTGCCGGAACATTGGGCTCGGGAGTAGTAACCGGTATTCCATCCGGAACCAATTTAATTCTGACGATTACCACACCGGGATGTGATACTAGAGTAGTAACAGTCCCGGCTGGTGATTGTGAGGTATGTCAGCGACCGACATTAACAACGGGAATACCGGAATGTGAACCAGGAAACAATACTTACAGCGTGACATTCTACAGTAATGTGGCAAATATCACTGTAAATGCAGGAAGCGTCAGTGGTAGTAAAATCATCAATATTCCGATAGGTACGAATGTTACTATTACAGCAAACAATGGAGTTAACTGTGCGCAAAGTCTGACAGTAGTAAGTCCGGCAAACTGTCCGGTAACAGGTGGCTGTGAATATCCGAAGCTGACAGCAGGTCAACCGCTGTGCGGTACTTCTTCATGGAGTATCTCTTTTAGTAATGACATGGGAATGGTGGGTACGACGGCAGGAAACATCAGTGGCAACAGCATCATCAATATTCCATTCGGAACCAACATAACATTAACAGCTACCAATGGCAGTTGCGTAAGTTCGATCAATATCACAGCACCTACCAATTGCGGAATCCCATGTGCGAATTCCCCGATCAGTATCAGTGGCCCTGTATGTGAGACAAACGGAGCCGGCACATATCGGGTACATTTTATAGTAGCTACAGGAACAACCGTACAGGCAAGTGCCGGAACATTGGGCATGGGAGTAATAACCGGTATTCCATCCGGAACCAATTTAATATTAACCATAACCACACCGGGATGTGATACGAGAGTAGTGACCGTTCCTGCCGGAGATTGTGAGGTATGTCAGCGACCGACATTAACAACGGGAATACCGGAATGTGAATCAAGTAACAATACTTACAGCGTGACATTCTACAGCAATGTGGCAAATATCACTTTAAATGCAGGAAGCGTCAGTGGTAGTAAAATCATAAATATTCCGTTAGGTACGAATGTAACCATTACAGCAAACAATGGCGCCAACTGTGCACAAAGTCTGACAGTAGTAAGTCCGGCAAGTTGTCCGGCAAGTGGAGGATGTACTTATCCGATACTGACGGCAGGTCAACCGCTGTGTGATACATCAAATTGGAGCGTATCCTATAGCAATGACATGGGATTGGTGACTACGACGGCAGGCAACATCAGTGGCAACAGCATCATCAATATTCCATTCGGAACCAACATAACATTAACAGCTACCAATGGCAGTTGTGTAAGTTCGATTAATATCACAGCACCTACCAATTGCGGAATCCCATGTGCGAATTCCCCGATCAGTATCAGTGGCCCTGTATGTGAGACAAACGGAGCCGGCACATATCAGGTACATTTTATACTAGCTACAGGAACAACCGTACAGGCAAGTGCCGGAACATTGGGCATGGGAGTAGTAAACGGTATTCCATCCGGAACCAATTTAATATTGACCATCACCACACCAGGGTGTGATACGAGAGTAGTGACAGTCCCGGCAGGAGATTGCAATCCGGGCGGTGCAACTATTGGTAGTTTTATCTGGCATGATACAAATGGTGATGGACAACAAAACCCGGGAGAACAAGGTATTCCTAATGTTCAGATCATTCTTTTTGACCAGTTGAACAATATGGTAAGCCAAACAACTTCTGACCTGAACGGTACTTACAGCATTTCGAATATACCAACCGGAACTTATTACCTTAGATTTGTGACACCGAGTGGATTTCAGAATACATTTGCGAAGGTTGGAAATCCAAATACGGATAGTGACGTAACGAGTGCAAACGGTGCAGGTACGACTTCTCTGTTTACACTTACACCAGGTCAAATTAATAATTCTTTAGATGCGGGCTATTTCAGGTGTGCTTCTATAGGTGATAAAGTTTGGTATGACAGCAATAAGAATGATGTATGGGATACGCAGGAAAATGGTATAAATGGGCTCAGGGTCAATTTGTGGAAAAATCATTTTGGCGTGTGGACTATTTATGATTTCACTTTAACGGGACATAAACCGGGGACTCCGTCCGACGATGGATATTGGGTATTTTGTGTTCCACCGGGACAATATTATGTGCAGGTAATAATGCCACCTTTAGGATTGGTTCAGGTTTTACCGAATCGCGGGAACAATCCAAACAGAGATAGTGATCTCACCAATAGCAACGGAACAGGTACTACCAATACTTTTAATGTATTGTCGGGCCAGCAAAAATTGGACATTGGAGCTGGATTTTATCCGATGGCAGTTGCAGGAAATTTAGTTTGGATCGATGAAAATTTTAATGGAATTCAGGATCCAAACGAACCTAAGGTACAGGGAGTTTTAGTGGAAGCATTTGATGCAAACACCAATCAAAAAATAGCAGAGACTTTTACAGATAATAGTGGTTTATATACCATGGAATATCTTCAGAAAAAGGATATTTATTTAAAATTTCAGGTACCATCCGGATATTCTCCAACTATCCCAAATGTAAGTGATGATGTAAATAATAGTGATGTGGACCATAGTTTTGGACTGAATACTACAAGAGTGATTTCTATGTGGCCGGGTGTAACCAATGAAAACATTGACCTTGGAGTAGTATTATATGGATTTTTACCAGTTGACTGGTTGCATGTGGATGCAAAACGATCCGGAGATTTACATTTGATTACCTGGTCCACGGCGAGAGATGTAAATGTGAGTCATTATGAAGTAGAAAGAATGATTGGTACGGATAATCCATTCAGAACTTTATCAGAGAAGATTTTGTCAAACCGAAACAGTGCCGGAGTTCAGAATTATAAATACGAAGATGAGGATATAAGTATCGCCGGTGAATATTATTACAGGATCAAACAGGTAGATTATGATGGTAAATTCAGTTATAGTGATATTGTACGATTGGAAAAGGTTAATCAAAATGATATCCGAATATTTCCAAACCCGGCATTTGTAAATACGACATTAGAATTAAATGTGGACGCAATTACCGATCTGGAAGTAGAATTATTTGACAATCAATCTGCTTTTGTCAAACCACTGATTAAATTAAGTAGTTTGAATATCGGGTCGCATGAATTTACATTGAACCTTGCTGATCTGCGACCAGGCGTTTATAATTTGAAATTAATTCTTAATGATAATAAAATCATATATAAGAAGTTAGTTGTTATTAAATAG